One part of the Micrococcus sp. 2A genome encodes these proteins:
- a CDS encoding tRNA (cytidine(34)-2'-O)-methyltransferase, whose translation MLLHSPEIPGNTGNAIRLAAITGAELHLVEPLGFGFEDAHLRRAGLDYHDLAVVTVHPDLEAAFAALGPARVFAFTARGGVRHDEVAYEAGDVLMFGRESTGLDAEVLAHPRVTATVRLPMQPSRRSLNLANAVSVAVFEAWRQHGFAGSAAPDGDSLH comes from the coding sequence ATCCTCCTGCACTCCCCGGAGATCCCCGGCAACACGGGCAACGCGATCCGGCTCGCCGCCATCACGGGTGCGGAGCTCCACCTCGTGGAGCCGCTCGGCTTCGGCTTCGAGGACGCCCACCTGCGCAGGGCGGGCCTGGACTACCACGACCTCGCCGTCGTGACCGTGCACCCGGACCTCGAGGCGGCGTTCGCCGCGCTGGGCCCCGCGCGGGTCTTCGCGTTCACGGCCCGGGGCGGCGTGCGCCACGACGAGGTGGCCTACGAGGCGGGGGACGTGCTGATGTTCGGGCGCGAGTCCACCGGACTCGACGCGGAGGTGCTGGCCCACCCGCGCGTCACCGCCACGGTCCGCCTGCCGATGCAGCCGTCCCGGCGCTCCCTGAACCTGGCCAACGCCGTCTCGGTCGCCGTGTTCGAGGCGTGGCGGCAGCACGGCTTCGCGGGCTCCGCGGCCCCGGACGGCGATTCCCTACACTGA
- a CDS encoding anti-sigma factor produces the protein MDTTDAHETPAPALEEQGGRSPSDPLTVDALLRQSARGDRASFSAFYDATVPWVHGMAAAMFRSPRDAAEATLQTYLAAWEAAPEAELDLSEKDDAAHRERLVFAWLEVLAHRVMTGLLREEAEPGRGRLPDGAGPAASDRHAPPEDLSGRVDPAAFEAVRGAWLGGLTDAQLAERLGLPRDTARTLVRTGVRQLTAAHRTLTRGLDQPADADAARTTDVPLGATTAEDLQAGRGAQLADLAALHALSPEDHAAAVDAVRRRGGGDLAVWRSRVDGARRAVTWAFRGVVAEPPSALLDDLLHRLPAPAAEDAAGRPVRPPRDRRRPLKIALLALLTLLVVAAGAWVAWDQFSRPGIVHRVESAQDLYTTSTYPGRQGGTLQAFLSTDQNSGFVTVNGMPRLPEGRAYQVWLYPKDGSAPSSLGQYGSGDFGDPLAFRGLDRFAALSLTEEADDSPAVPTSKPLVSISLDPGSHTGPQYGGRPSGHG, from the coding sequence ATGGACACGACTGACGCGCACGAGACCCCCGCCCCCGCGCTCGAGGAGCAGGGCGGGCGCTCGCCCTCCGACCCGCTCACGGTGGACGCCCTGCTGCGTCAGAGCGCCCGGGGGGACCGCGCGTCCTTCTCCGCGTTCTACGACGCGACCGTGCCGTGGGTGCACGGGATGGCGGCGGCCATGTTCCGCTCCCCGCGGGACGCGGCCGAGGCGACGCTGCAGACCTACCTCGCCGCGTGGGAGGCGGCCCCCGAGGCCGAGCTGGACCTGAGCGAGAAGGACGACGCCGCCCACCGCGAGCGCCTCGTGTTCGCGTGGCTGGAGGTGCTGGCCCACCGTGTGATGACCGGACTGCTGCGCGAGGAGGCGGAGCCCGGTCGGGGCCGCCTCCCCGACGGCGCCGGGCCGGCCGCCTCCGACCGGCACGCACCTCCGGAGGACCTCAGCGGGCGGGTCGATCCCGCCGCCTTCGAGGCCGTCCGCGGTGCGTGGCTCGGCGGCCTGACCGACGCCCAGCTCGCCGAGCGACTGGGCCTTCCGCGCGACACGGCCCGCACCCTGGTGCGCACCGGCGTCCGCCAGCTCACAGCCGCGCACCGCACGCTGACCCGCGGACTCGACCAGCCCGCCGACGCGGACGCGGCCCGCACGACCGACGTCCCCCTCGGCGCCACCACCGCCGAGGACCTCCAAGCCGGCCGCGGCGCCCAACTGGCGGACCTGGCCGCCCTCCATGCCCTGAGCCCCGAGGACCACGCCGCGGCCGTCGACGCCGTGCGCCGCCGCGGCGGCGGTGACCTGGCGGTGTGGCGATCACGCGTGGACGGCGCCCGCCGCGCCGTGACATGGGCCTTCCGCGGCGTCGTGGCGGAGCCGCCCTCGGCCCTGCTGGACGACCTGCTCCACCGCCTGCCCGCTCCGGCCGCGGAGGACGCGGCCGGCAGACCCGTCCGTCCGCCCCGGGACCGGCGGCGACCGCTGAAGATCGCGCTGCTGGCCCTCCTGACGCTGCTCGTGGTGGCCGCGGGCGCGTGGGTGGCCTGGGACCAGTTCTCCCGTCCCGGGATCGTGCACCGTGTGGAGTCGGCCCAGGACCTCTACACCACGTCCACGTATCCGGGGCGCCAGGGCGGGACGCTCCAGGCGTTCCTCTCCACGGATCAGAACAGCGGGTTCGTCACCGTCAACGGCATGCCCCGGCTTCCCGAGGGCAGGGCCTACCAGGTGTGGCTCTACCCGAAGGACGGCTCGGCCCCCTCCTCGCTCGGGCAGTACGGCTCCGGCGACTTCGGGGACCCGCTGGCGTTCCGCGGTCTGGACCGGTTCGCCGCGCTCTCCCTCACCGAGGAGGCGGACGACTCTCCCGCCGTCCCCACCTCGAAGCCCCTCGTCAGCATCAGCCTGGACCCCGGCTCGCACACCGGGCCCCAGTACGGCGGACGCCCCTCCGGCCACGGCTGA
- a CDS encoding PIG-L deacetylase family protein, which translates to MTPATNAAATALVTPAALARQRGWRTVLAVGAHPDDLDFGAAATLAGFCAAGLRVVLCVVTDGDAGGFDSAGPEAMTARRHAEQRAAAAAIGVEDVRFLGERDGHLEPDHRVRRALVRLMREVRPDVVLSPHPERDWERMQAAHPDHLACGEAVVRAAYPAVENPYAYPELAEAGLEAFRIRHLMLYTAPAERRNLAVDVTGLEDVKLRALDAHLSQHPDLEGMRRHVRGMLAENHRAAAGPAGPAGSAEAFHLVTVNGPGTIAGF; encoded by the coding sequence GTGACGCCCGCGACGAACGCGGCCGCGACCGCCCTGGTCACCCCCGCGGCGCTCGCCCGGCAGCGCGGCTGGCGCACCGTCCTCGCCGTGGGCGCCCACCCGGACGACCTCGACTTCGGCGCCGCGGCGACCCTGGCGGGCTTCTGCGCGGCCGGGCTGCGCGTGGTCCTGTGCGTGGTGACCGACGGCGACGCCGGCGGCTTCGACTCCGCGGGGCCCGAGGCCATGACGGCCCGCCGGCATGCCGAGCAGCGCGCGGCCGCCGCCGCGATCGGCGTGGAGGACGTGCGGTTCCTGGGGGAGCGGGACGGCCACCTCGAGCCGGACCACCGGGTCCGCAGGGCGCTCGTGCGCCTCATGCGCGAGGTGCGCCCCGACGTCGTCCTCTCCCCGCACCCCGAGCGGGACTGGGAGCGCATGCAGGCCGCCCATCCCGACCATCTCGCGTGCGGGGAGGCGGTGGTCCGCGCGGCGTACCCCGCGGTGGAGAACCCGTACGCCTACCCGGAGCTGGCCGAGGCCGGCCTCGAGGCGTTCCGCATCCGCCACCTGATGCTCTACACGGCGCCCGCCGAGCGGAGGAACCTCGCCGTGGACGTCACGGGGCTGGAGGACGTGAAGCTGCGCGCCCTCGACGCGCACCTCTCCCAGCACCCGGACCTGGAGGGGATGCGCCGGCACGTGCGGGGGATGCTGGCGGAGAACCACCGTGCCGCCGCGGGCCCGGCCGGCCCCGCGGGCTCGGCCGAGGCCTTCCACCTCGTCACCGTCAACGGCCCCGGCACGATCGCCGGCTTCTGA
- a CDS encoding trypsin-like peptidase domain-containing protein, whose product MARTGPPGNEQQRQDAVDETTRGPQTAPLQDATLHQGATPHHEPEAGTRSGAAAVRPARRVGMGAFAAAVLAAGLVGGGVGAGVSRLADDAPAAVAGTAQEGQGGAGQGEQAQAGATPVDSVPPTGATAVGQAAGKALPSVVTISATSPQGSGSGSGSILDAEGHILTNTHVVTLGGQAADPSLTVRTSDGTVYAATVVGTDPLSDLAVLKIDAEGLTPIELGSSKDLKVGDDAIAIGAPLGLPNTVTDGIISTLDRTIAVASSEAPKQDAAAGAPGSERFQFELPNSAQQAQNGEVYINVVQTDAAINPGNSGGALVDGQGRLVGVNVAIASAGGAGGSGEAGNIGVGFAIPVDYAHRIAQDLIEDGEATHGMLGVSVTPEPAQAKGGSEDSAAVFSAGARVRDVVADSAAAKAGLESGDVITAVGERAVSDAQSLTAVVREQRVGDTATVHYRRGGEERTADVTFADGGAA is encoded by the coding sequence GTGGCCCGCACCGGGCCTCCAGGCAACGAGCAGCAGAGGCAGGACGCCGTGGACGAGACCACGCGGGGGCCGCAGACCGCCCCCCTCCAGGACGCGACCCTCCACCAGGGCGCCACCCCCCATCATGAGCCTGAAGCCGGCACGCGCTCCGGCGCGGCGGCCGTGCGTCCGGCGCGCCGCGTGGGCATGGGTGCGTTCGCCGCGGCCGTGCTGGCCGCCGGGCTCGTGGGCGGCGGCGTGGGCGCCGGCGTGAGCCGCCTCGCGGACGACGCCCCGGCCGCCGTCGCCGGCACCGCCCAGGAGGGCCAGGGCGGTGCGGGGCAGGGAGAGCAGGCCCAGGCCGGCGCGACGCCCGTCGACTCCGTCCCGCCCACGGGGGCCACCGCGGTGGGGCAGGCCGCCGGGAAGGCGCTGCCCTCCGTCGTGACGATCTCCGCGACCTCGCCCCAGGGCTCCGGGTCCGGCTCCGGCTCGATCCTCGACGCCGAGGGCCACATCCTGACCAACACCCACGTGGTGACCCTGGGCGGGCAGGCGGCCGACCCGTCCCTCACGGTCCGCACCTCGGACGGCACGGTGTACGCCGCCACGGTGGTGGGGACGGACCCGCTCTCCGACCTCGCGGTGCTGAAGATCGACGCCGAGGGGCTCACCCCCATCGAGCTCGGCTCCTCGAAGGACCTGAAGGTGGGCGACGACGCGATCGCGATCGGCGCGCCCCTGGGCCTGCCGAACACGGTGACGGACGGCATCATCTCCACGCTGGACCGCACGATCGCGGTCGCCTCCTCGGAGGCCCCGAAGCAGGACGCCGCCGCCGGCGCACCCGGCTCGGAGCGCTTCCAGTTCGAGCTGCCGAACTCCGCGCAGCAGGCCCAGAACGGCGAGGTGTACATCAACGTGGTGCAGACCGACGCGGCCATCAACCCGGGCAACTCCGGCGGCGCCCTCGTGGACGGCCAGGGCCGCCTCGTGGGGGTGAACGTGGCGATCGCCTCCGCGGGCGGCGCCGGTGGCTCCGGGGAGGCCGGCAACATCGGCGTGGGCTTCGCCATCCCGGTGGACTACGCGCACCGGATCGCGCAGGACCTGATCGAGGACGGCGAGGCCACCCACGGCATGCTCGGCGTGAGCGTCACCCCCGAGCCCGCGCAGGCCAAGGGCGGATCGGAGGACTCGGCGGCCGTGTTCAGCGCCGGCGCGCGGGTGCGCGACGTCGTCGCCGACTCCGCGGCCGCGAAGGCGGGGCTGGAGTCCGGCGACGTCATCACCGCCGTGGGGGAGCGCGCCGTCTCCGACGCGCAGTCCCTCACCGCCGTGGTCCGTGAGCAGCGCGTGGGCGACACCGCCACCGTGCACTACCGCCGTGGCGGCGAGGAGAGGACCGCGGACGTCACCTTCGCGGACGGGGGCGCCGCGTGA
- a CDS encoding TPM domain-containing protein, whose translation MAIPAPTTHVGRLSRAVTAGGVGLGLAALAAPAAHAVVAVPPGVQVVDEAGVLSSSEEQRLTQDIQQMRRETGQNLYVVYVDQFGAGGSQGVVEDVNASRPLGSNDQVLAIAVEEGLYGFDAGSALNRMQGDITSAYIGPALPTSDPADWLAPAEAAIAGVDDAADGALDGRGASGAQLDPGGPLPAGAGAGGAARQDSGQQDAAPSDGAGGPLTGLLGAGAVAAAVAGGVAVARGRKRKDGGEARGREVAAGPAAPRDPLDALPVEELRTKAGSKLVAADDAIRSSEQELGFAMASYGEKSVGTFREDLDKAKEHMRASFQLQHQLDDEIPDTEADQRSWLKEIIARCDEVGAALAAHEKEFNSLRDLENRVPEALEGIAAKVPAAEERVRRAESALVALHGSYAESALAEVKDNAAQARQRIEFVRTAEAKAKEAWNSGDRSTAALAVRAAEESLAQVDTLTAAVDGADQSLRTMLQNVHTGIAQSEQDVAEAEAVVRSGAHSDLAGPVAGMKQTLTTVRSSLASGRPDPLDLLRRLEAAHRQLDVPLSSVRDGREQARQAAQMLQAAIVQAQAQIDGTASFIGARRGAVGSEARTRLAEADRALQTAMQLGGSDPVTALQHAQRASQLADRASELAQEDVSGFGYGGGMGTMGYGPGMGYQRSGVGGGFAGGLGGALLGGILMNSMLGGGHHDSWGGGGFGGFDGGGLGGGDFGGFGDISGGGF comes from the coding sequence ATGGCCATCCCCGCCCCCACCACGCACGTCGGCCGGCTCAGCCGCGCCGTGACCGCGGGAGGCGTGGGCCTCGGCCTCGCCGCGCTGGCGGCCCCCGCCGCCCACGCCGTGGTGGCCGTGCCGCCGGGCGTGCAGGTGGTGGACGAGGCGGGCGTCCTCTCCTCCTCCGAGGAGCAGCGCCTCACGCAGGACATCCAGCAGATGCGCCGCGAGACCGGTCAGAACCTCTACGTGGTGTACGTGGACCAGTTCGGCGCCGGGGGCTCCCAGGGAGTGGTGGAGGACGTCAATGCGTCCCGCCCCCTGGGCTCGAATGACCAGGTGCTGGCGATCGCGGTGGAGGAGGGCCTCTACGGCTTCGACGCCGGCAGCGCCCTCAACCGGATGCAGGGGGACATCACCTCGGCGTACATCGGTCCCGCCCTGCCGACGTCGGACCCGGCCGACTGGCTCGCCCCGGCCGAGGCCGCGATCGCGGGCGTGGACGACGCCGCCGACGGCGCGCTCGACGGCCGGGGGGCCAGCGGCGCGCAGCTCGATCCGGGCGGCCCGCTCCCCGCGGGCGCCGGGGCCGGCGGCGCCGCCCGGCAGGACTCCGGGCAGCAGGACGCCGCCCCCTCCGACGGCGCGGGCGGCCCGCTGACCGGCCTGCTCGGCGCCGGCGCGGTGGCCGCCGCGGTGGCCGGCGGCGTCGCGGTGGCCCGGGGCCGCAAGCGCAAGGACGGGGGCGAGGCCCGCGGCCGCGAGGTCGCGGCCGGTCCCGCTGCCCCGCGCGACCCCCTGGACGCGCTCCCGGTGGAGGAGCTGCGCACGAAGGCCGGCTCCAAGCTGGTGGCCGCGGACGACGCGATCCGCTCCTCCGAGCAGGAGCTCGGGTTCGCGATGGCCTCCTACGGGGAGAAGTCCGTGGGGACGTTCCGCGAGGACCTGGACAAGGCGAAGGAGCACATGCGCGCCTCCTTCCAGCTCCAGCACCAGCTCGACGACGAGATCCCGGACACCGAGGCCGACCAGCGCTCGTGGCTCAAGGAGATCATCGCGCGCTGCGACGAGGTCGGCGCGGCGCTGGCCGCCCACGAGAAGGAGTTCAACTCCCTGCGGGACCTCGAGAACCGCGTGCCCGAGGCGCTCGAGGGCATCGCCGCCAAGGTCCCGGCGGCCGAGGAGCGCGTCCGGCGGGCGGAGTCCGCGCTCGTCGCCCTGCACGGCTCATACGCCGAGTCCGCCCTCGCCGAGGTCAAGGACAACGCCGCCCAGGCACGCCAGCGCATCGAGTTCGTCCGCACCGCGGAGGCGAAGGCGAAGGAGGCCTGGAACTCCGGGGATCGCTCCACCGCCGCCCTGGCCGTGCGCGCCGCAGAGGAGTCCCTCGCCCAGGTGGACACGCTCACCGCGGCCGTCGACGGTGCGGACCAGTCCCTGCGGACGATGCTGCAGAACGTGCACACCGGCATCGCCCAGTCCGAACAGGACGTGGCCGAGGCCGAGGCCGTGGTCCGCTCCGGCGCCCATTCCGACCTCGCCGGTCCCGTGGCCGGCATGAAGCAGACCCTCACCACGGTCCGCTCCTCCCTCGCCTCCGGACGACCTGACCCGCTGGACCTCCTGCGCCGTCTCGAGGCCGCGCACCGACAGCTCGACGTGCCGCTCTCCAGCGTGCGCGACGGCCGCGAGCAGGCCCGCCAGGCCGCGCAGATGCTCCAGGCGGCGATCGTCCAGGCCCAGGCGCAGATCGACGGGACGGCCTCCTTCATCGGCGCTCGCCGCGGCGCCGTGGGATCCGAGGCGCGCACCCGGCTCGCGGAGGCGGACCGCGCCCTCCAGACCGCCATGCAGCTGGGCGGCTCCGACCCCGTGACGGCCCTGCAGCACGCGCAGCGCGCCTCCCAGCTGGCCGACCGCGCGAGCGAGCTCGCGCAGGAGGACGTGAGCGGCTTCGGCTACGGCGGCGGCATGGGCACCATGGGCTACGGCCCCGGCATGGGCTACCAGCGCAGCGGCGTCGGCGGCGGCTTCGCGGGCGGACTCGGCGGCGCGCTGCTCGGCGGCATCCTCATGAACTCGATGCTCGGCGGCGGCCACCACGACTCGTGGGGCGGCGGCGGCTTCGGCGGATTCGACGGCGGCGGGCTCGGCGGCGGCGACTTCGGCGGCTTCGGCGACATCAGCGGCGGAGGCTTCTGA
- a CDS encoding PspA/IM30 family protein — translation MVKQSILGRISTLAKANINAMLDKAEDPQKMLDQMVRDYTNNIAEAEAAVAQTIGNLRMIEDDYREDQDASRSWGQKALAASQKADDFRSSGDTASADKFDNLAKVAIERQMDAERQMKSAEPTITSQRDIVERLKTGLDQMKVKRQQLVSKRDELTARAKSAHAQSAVADAVKSIDLLDPTSEVNRFEEKVRREEARVRGQQELASSSLDAQFESLEDLGEQTEVEARLAALKAGQSPAQIESSAAEGQNLQLDYAEDETATQAQA, via the coding sequence ATGGTCAAGCAGTCCATCCTCGGTCGCATCAGCACCCTGGCCAAGGCCAACATCAACGCCATGCTCGACAAGGCGGAGGATCCCCAGAAGATGCTGGACCAGATGGTCCGGGACTACACGAACAACATCGCGGAGGCCGAGGCCGCCGTCGCCCAGACCATCGGCAACCTGCGCATGATCGAGGACGACTACCGCGAGGACCAGGACGCGTCCCGCAGCTGGGGCCAGAAGGCCCTCGCCGCCTCGCAGAAGGCCGACGACTTCCGCAGCAGCGGCGACACCGCCTCCGCGGACAAGTTCGACAACCTCGCCAAGGTCGCCATCGAGCGCCAGATGGACGCCGAGCGCCAGATGAAGTCGGCCGAGCCGACCATCACCTCCCAGCGCGACATCGTGGAGCGCCTCAAGACCGGCCTCGACCAGATGAAGGTCAAGCGCCAGCAGCTGGTCTCCAAGCGGGACGAGCTCACGGCCCGCGCGAAGTCCGCCCACGCCCAGTCCGCCGTGGCCGACGCCGTGAAGTCCATCGACCTGCTGGACCCCACCTCCGAGGTCAACCGCTTCGAGGAGAAGGTCCGCCGTGAGGAGGCCCGCGTGCGCGGCCAGCAGGAGCTCGCCTCCTCCTCCCTGGACGCCCAGTTCGAGTCCCTCGAGGACCTCGGCGAGCAGACCGAGGTCGAGGCGCGCCTCGCTGCCCTCAAGGCCGGCCAGTCGCCCGCCCAGATCGAGTCCTCCGCCGCCGAGGGCCAGAACCTCCAGCTGGACTACGCCGAGGACGAGACGGCCACCCAGGCCCAGGCCTGA
- a CDS encoding sodium:glutamate symporter — MQDQFTAWSVLVDAGLIGALLAVGTLGRALIKPLQTLMIPASVIAGILGLALGPNGAGWLPFSSQLGTYGSILIVIVFVCIALTDDFDVRKIGRPVGSFAAYGVLIYASQVALGALVALVVLKPLFGTPDSFAALLFAGWAGGFGSAAAVGQAYAANGDATVTSLAYTSATVGMIVGVVGGIIQAKIGAQRGHAQEFAGLTSIPDELRTGVLNQVEERPVIGRHTFSAASVESLAFQVGIVAMIAAAAHGVVTWITAVWPQVVGEGGPQLIIPAFAIAFIMGLVARVLFQATRTAKFLDSASLNSVSGTATDILIVCGIASIAPTVVVEYWQPLLVLFVVGLALALALGTFVAPRVMTDSWFEKQLFTWGWATGAVATGVAMLRIVDPKLKSGTMEQFGVAYIPVVPVEIAAVSFVPLLLIAGLAWSVVGIWGAIAVAAILVSIWLRRTDPARRAAVKA, encoded by the coding sequence ATGCAAGACCAGTTCACGGCGTGGTCCGTCCTGGTGGACGCGGGCCTGATCGGCGCGCTGCTCGCCGTCGGCACGCTCGGCCGCGCCCTCATCAAGCCCCTCCAGACCCTGATGATCCCCGCCTCGGTGATCGCCGGCATCCTGGGGCTGGCCCTGGGCCCGAACGGCGCCGGATGGCTGCCCTTCAGCTCGCAGCTGGGCACCTACGGGTCGATCCTCATCGTCATCGTCTTCGTCTGCATCGCGCTGACGGACGACTTCGACGTGCGCAAGATCGGCCGTCCCGTGGGTTCGTTCGCGGCCTACGGCGTGCTGATCTACGCGTCCCAGGTGGCCCTCGGCGCGCTCGTGGCGCTCGTGGTGCTCAAGCCGCTGTTCGGCACCCCGGACTCCTTCGCCGCCCTGCTGTTCGCCGGCTGGGCCGGCGGCTTCGGCTCGGCCGCGGCCGTGGGCCAGGCATACGCCGCGAACGGGGACGCGACCGTGACGTCCCTGGCGTACACCTCCGCCACCGTCGGCATGATCGTGGGCGTGGTGGGCGGCATCATCCAGGCGAAGATCGGCGCCCAGCGCGGGCACGCCCAGGAGTTCGCCGGCCTGACGTCCATCCCGGACGAGCTGCGCACCGGCGTGCTCAACCAGGTGGAGGAGCGCCCCGTGATCGGCCGCCACACCTTCTCCGCCGCCTCCGTGGAGTCCCTCGCATTCCAGGTCGGCATCGTCGCCATGATCGCCGCCGCCGCCCACGGCGTCGTCACGTGGATCACCGCTGTGTGGCCGCAGGTCGTGGGCGAGGGCGGGCCCCAGCTGATCATCCCGGCGTTCGCGATCGCGTTCATCATGGGCCTGGTCGCGCGCGTGCTGTTCCAGGCCACGCGGACCGCGAAGTTCCTGGACTCCGCCTCGCTCAACTCGGTCTCGGGCACCGCCACGGACATCCTCATCGTGTGCGGCATCGCCTCGATCGCCCCCACCGTGGTGGTCGAGTACTGGCAGCCCCTGCTCGTGCTCTTCGTCGTGGGCCTGGCCCTCGCGCTGGCGCTCGGCACCTTCGTGGCCCCGCGCGTCATGACCGACTCGTGGTTCGAGAAGCAGCTGTTCACGTGGGGCTGGGCCACCGGCGCGGTCGCCACCGGCGTGGCCATGCTGCGCATCGTGGACCCCAAGCTGAAGTCCGGGACCATGGAGCAGTTCGGCGTGGCCTACATTCCCGTGGTGCCCGTCGAGATCGCCGCCGTCTCCTTCGTGCCGCTGCTGCTGATCGCGGGCCTGGCCTGGTCGGTGGTGGGCATCTGGGGCGCGATCGCCGTCGCCGCGATCCTCGTCTCCATCTGGCTGCGGCGCACGGATCCGGCGCGCCGGGCGGCCGTGAAGGCCTGA